The Verrucomicrobiota bacterium genome has a segment encoding these proteins:
- a CDS encoding DUF1553 domain-containing protein, giving the protein MEESRVRVHARFARARIAPGMVRVIQLRLEFALAVKRPQTLRRCQALLAVCGLMALTSPCLGAPMAPSHWAFVAPARVEPPAVRDTSWSRNPIDPFILASMEASGLAPATAATREQLIRRATFGLLGLPPTAEERDAFVHDRSSGAYERLIDRLLASPHYGERWARHWLDLVRYAETDGFEHDALRPHAWRFRDYVIKSFNEDKPYDRFVREQIAGDEMWPHEPDAVTATAFHLLGPDMVDSADPVQRRLNTLNDATDTTASVFLGLTFGCARCHHHKFEPLTQQDYFAMQAFFAPAVFQREMPIPTAFEQAAHDRGMERYRTGAAATQKSLHELEAAYRDKLHAERLARLSPDARLAHQTPKEKRTTEQEGTVAETAPMMRFTDSELARSMSVEDQARRTRLLEALKKVPKPLPLPMTMALQNKSGPPPRTFVLARGDFNHPEEEMRPGFPAVLAGRGLEPAAQAESQGSRIQRLAAHQPRTALAHWIASTENPLTARVMVNRIWQHHFGRGLVSTPSDFGTRGAVPTHPELLDWLAREFVARAWSVKAMHKLILLSSTYQQSSHASSETLARDPDNRLFSRQNRRRLEGEAVRDSLLAISGRLNRHKGGPGVSPPIPADLARSSKSWTTSTDLAHHTRRSIYILARRNLRFPFLEVFDAPDSNLSCPERGSSTTAPQALTLLNSDEAMEAARAAARRLLHEAPTAETRVALAFRLVLGRRPTAQEQGMVGDFLKSSSRRSSEVPAPNSEIRAADSGVTEAAWAELCRALFNLNAFVYVD; this is encoded by the coding sequence ATGGAAGAGTCGCGGGTTCGAGTCCATGCCCGATTCGCGCGCGCGAGGATTGCGCCAGGGATGGTCCGTGTGATTCAATTGCGACTCGAGTTCGCTCTTGCTGTGAAACGACCACAGACACTCCGGCGGTGCCAGGCACTGCTTGCCGTCTGCGGGCTGATGGCCCTGACCTCGCCCTGCCTTGGCGCGCCAATGGCCCCATCCCATTGGGCGTTTGTCGCTCCCGCTCGCGTCGAGCCGCCGGCCGTTCGTGACACGTCCTGGAGCCGAAACCCCATCGACCCTTTTATTCTCGCGTCGATGGAGGCCAGCGGACTCGCTCCTGCAACGGCGGCGACGAGGGAACAACTCATCCGCCGCGCCACGTTTGGCCTTCTCGGGCTGCCGCCAACTGCGGAGGAAAGGGACGCGTTCGTCCACGACCGTTCGTCCGGCGCTTACGAGCGGTTGATCGACCGCCTGCTGGCCTCGCCGCACTATGGCGAGCGTTGGGCGCGCCACTGGCTCGATCTTGTCCGCTACGCGGAGACTGACGGCTTCGAGCACGACGCCCTGCGGCCGCACGCCTGGCGTTTTCGCGATTACGTGATCAAATCTTTCAACGAGGACAAGCCCTACGACCGCTTTGTCCGCGAGCAGATTGCAGGAGACGAAATGTGGCCGCACGAACCGGACGCGGTCACGGCCACGGCTTTCCATCTGCTGGGCCCCGACATGGTGGATTCCGCGGACCCCGTGCAGCGCCGCCTCAACACGCTCAATGACGCGACGGATACGACGGCGTCGGTGTTCCTCGGGCTGACCTTTGGCTGTGCGCGATGTCACCACCACAAGTTTGAGCCGTTGACGCAGCAGGATTACTTCGCCATGCAGGCTTTTTTCGCGCCGGCCGTTTTTCAGCGTGAGATGCCGATTCCCACCGCATTCGAGCAGGCGGCTCATGACCGCGGGATGGAACGGTATCGAACTGGGGCTGCGGCGACGCAGAAGTCGCTCCATGAGCTCGAAGCGGCGTATCGCGATAAGCTCCACGCGGAGCGACTCGCACGCCTGTCGCCGGACGCTCGACTTGCGCACCAAACACCGAAGGAAAAGCGCACGACGGAGCAGGAAGGCACCGTCGCGGAAACGGCACCGATGATGAGGTTCACCGATTCCGAGCTGGCCCGGTCGATGTCTGTCGAGGATCAGGCCCGGCGAACACGGCTACTGGAAGCGCTGAAGAAAGTCCCGAAACCGCTGCCTCTGCCGATGACGATGGCCCTGCAAAACAAGAGCGGGCCGCCGCCCAGGACGTTCGTGCTGGCTCGAGGTGACTTCAATCATCCGGAGGAGGAAATGAGGCCGGGTTTTCCAGCCGTGCTCGCTGGGCGCGGACTTGAACCGGCGGCGCAGGCGGAATCTCAAGGATCCCGGATTCAGAGGCTCGCCGCGCACCAGCCGCGGACCGCGCTGGCCCACTGGATCGCATCCACGGAGAACCCGCTGACCGCCCGCGTGATGGTCAACCGCATCTGGCAGCATCATTTTGGCCGCGGCCTGGTCTCAACGCCGAGCGACTTCGGCACTCGTGGTGCAGTCCCAACCCATCCGGAGTTGCTCGACTGGCTGGCCCGCGAGTTCGTCGCGCGTGCCTGGAGCGTGAAGGCCATGCACAAGCTTATCCTGCTGTCCTCCACCTATCAGCAGTCGAGTCACGCCTCGTCTGAAACCCTCGCCCGCGATCCGGACAATAGGCTCTTCTCCCGCCAAAACCGTCGGCGTCTCGAAGGCGAAGCCGTGCGTGACAGCCTCCTCGCGATCAGTGGACGGCTCAACCGGCACAAGGGTGGACCGGGAGTTTCGCCCCCGATTCCCGCCGACCTCGCGAGATCCTCCAAGAGTTGGACGACCAGCACGGACCTCGCCCATCACACGCGCCGGAGCATCTACATCCTGGCGCGGCGCAATCTGCGCTTCCCTTTCCTGGAAGTCTTCGATGCCCCGGACAGCAATTTGAGCTGTCCTGAGCGCGGAAGCAGCACGACCGCGCCTCAAGCGCTGACTCTGCTCAACTCGGACGAGGCGATGGAGGCCGCGAGGGCGGCGGCGCGGCGGTTGTTGCACGAGGCTCCGACCGCGGAGACGCGTGTCGCGCTGGCATTCCGACTTGTGCTTGGACGGCGGCCCACAGCGCAGGAGCAGGGGATGGTGGGAGATTTCCTCAAGTCATCGAGTCGCCGAAGCTCGGAAGTTCCTGCTCCGAACAGCGAGATCCGCGCTGCGGACTCCGGAGTCACCGAGGCGGCCTGGGCCGAACTCTGCCGCGCGCTGTTTAACCTGAACGCCTTTGTTTATGTCGATTGA
- a CDS encoding DUF1501 domain-containing protein yields MSIDTGWSCLGPSGTGPRPASRRDFLRRAGGGFGLLALASLLDRDGLLAADATGSPSSPRTQPLDSRSPHFTPRARRVIFLFMSGGPSHVDLFDPKPELIRLAGQPIPESFGTFKTRRNVARNHLLPPLRPFHAHGQSGMEVSDFLPHLAEHVDDLCLLRGCHGDSVTHPESVYLMNTGSILMGRGSLGAWASYGLGTENQNLPAFVVLPDPGGWPKGGAPAWGHGFLPATCQGTLLRGGDSPMLDLNRPPGVSAEQQRATVDFVNALNREHLRSGEFNPELGARIAAYELAFRMQSHAPEVIDLARESPATRRLYGLDRQVTAEFGTRCLLARRLVEAGVRFVQVYCGDTHGWDGHSRMEENHSRLCAQSDLPIAGLLKDLKARGLLDSTLVIWGGEFGRMPMSEGSDGRDHNPHGFSMWLAGGGVKGGQTLGATDAVGLRAAEDKAHVHDIHATILHLLGFDHERLTFRHNSRDERLTDVAGKVIGRVLA; encoded by the coding sequence ATGTCGATTGACACCGGTTGGTCCTGCCTGGGCCCGAGCGGGACCGGTCCACGGCCTGCTTCACGCCGCGATTTTCTACGCCGTGCCGGCGGCGGCTTCGGCCTGCTCGCGCTGGCATCCCTGCTCGACCGCGATGGACTCCTGGCCGCGGACGCCACCGGGAGTCCCTCCTCCCCGAGAACCCAGCCGCTCGATTCGCGTTCGCCCCACTTCACGCCGCGCGCCCGCCGCGTGATTTTCCTCTTCATGTCCGGCGGTCCGAGCCACGTCGATTTGTTCGATCCAAAGCCCGAGTTGATTCGCCTCGCGGGCCAGCCGATTCCCGAATCGTTCGGCACCTTCAAGACGAGGCGCAACGTGGCCAGGAATCATCTGCTGCCGCCCCTGCGTCCGTTTCACGCGCACGGACAATCGGGCATGGAAGTCTCGGATTTTCTCCCGCATCTCGCGGAGCACGTCGATGACCTCTGCCTGCTGCGCGGTTGTCACGGCGACAGCGTGACGCATCCGGAGTCGGTCTATTTGATGAACACCGGCTCGATCCTCATGGGCCGCGGCAGCCTCGGCGCCTGGGCGTCCTACGGACTGGGGACTGAGAACCAGAACCTGCCGGCATTCGTGGTGCTGCCCGATCCCGGAGGCTGGCCAAAAGGCGGGGCACCCGCGTGGGGCCATGGTTTTTTGCCGGCGACGTGTCAAGGCACCCTTCTGCGTGGGGGCGATTCGCCCATGCTCGATCTCAACAGGCCGCCCGGTGTTTCTGCCGAACAGCAACGCGCGACGGTGGATTTTGTCAACGCCTTGAACCGCGAGCATCTGCGTTCCGGAGAATTCAATCCGGAGTTAGGCGCGCGCATTGCCGCTTACGAACTGGCCTTTCGCATGCAGAGCCATGCGCCGGAGGTTATAGACCTTGCGCGGGAGAGTCCGGCGACACGGCGGCTGTACGGTCTCGACCGTCAGGTGACGGCCGAGTTCGGCACGCGCTGTCTTCTCGCCCGGCGCCTCGTGGAAGCCGGCGTGCGTTTCGTGCAGGTGTATTGCGGGGATACCCACGGCTGGGATGGCCACTCTCGAATGGAGGAGAATCACTCGAGGCTTTGCGCGCAAAGCGACCTGCCGATTGCGGGACTGCTGAAGGATCTCAAGGCGCGCGGCCTGCTCGATTCGACCCTGGTCATTTGGGGGGGTGAATTCGGCCGGATGCCGATGAGCGAAGGCAGCGACGGTCGCGACCACAACCCGCATGGTTTCAGCATGTGGCTGGCGGGCGGCGGTGTGAAGGGCGGGCAAACCCTTGGTGCGACGGACGCGGTGGGTTTGCGGGCCGCGGAGGACAAGGCGCATGTTCATGACATTCACGCGACGATTCTGCACTTGCTCGGTTTTGACCACGAACGGCTGACCTTTCGTCACAACAGTCGTGACGAACGCTTGACCGATGTGGCCGGCAAGGTCATCGGCCGGGTTCTGGCCTGA
- the argH gene encoding argininosuccinate lyase — translation MKTTAPVSRSGRFTSGPAAEVAAFSQSISFDRRLWRQDIRGSLVHARMLRNAGFLTASELGSIQKALKSIAADIESGLLAWKPELEDVHMNIESELTRRAPAGAKLHTARSRNDQVALDMRLWVRDEIDALQEDLRRLQQSIVDWCARQPEVILPGYTHLQRGQPVYAAHHLLAYVEMLERDRGRFRDARFRANECPLGSGALAGTTLPIDRAFVARELGFVDDRGNARLTANSMDAVSDRDFVVEFCAAAALLAVHLSRLAEDLILWASSEFHFIRINDAYTTGSSLMPQKKNPDVAELARGKSGRVIGNLVSLLTVLKGLPMTYNRDLQEDKESLFDSADTVRSTTSLMAGMLRNTCFIPESCRRAASDPQLLATDLADALVRKNVPFRQAHHLVGDLVALAEKKGVPLNRLALDQLQSVSPHFDAATLDLFDLDRSMTRKELPGAPGPREVRQRVARWQRKLSGPPQ, via the coding sequence ATGAAAACCACCGCACCCGTGTCCCGCTCCGGACGATTTACTTCCGGACCCGCGGCCGAAGTCGCCGCCTTTTCTCAATCCATCTCGTTCGACAGGCGGCTTTGGCGTCAGGATATCCGCGGCTCTCTCGTTCACGCCCGCATGTTGCGGAACGCCGGCTTTCTCACCGCCTCCGAACTCGGGTCCATCCAAAAAGCCCTCAAGTCCATCGCGGCGGACATCGAATCCGGCCTCCTGGCTTGGAAACCCGAACTGGAAGACGTTCACATGAACATCGAATCCGAGCTCACCCGGAGAGCTCCGGCGGGGGCCAAACTCCACACCGCGCGGTCGCGCAATGACCAGGTGGCCCTGGACATGCGGCTGTGGGTTCGCGACGAGATCGACGCATTGCAGGAGGATTTGCGGCGGTTGCAACAGTCGATTGTCGATTGGTGCGCGCGCCAACCGGAAGTCATTCTTCCGGGTTATACCCATCTGCAACGCGGACAGCCCGTTTATGCCGCGCACCATCTGCTCGCCTACGTCGAAATGCTGGAGCGGGATCGCGGCCGTTTCCGCGACGCCCGATTCAGAGCCAACGAATGTCCTCTCGGCAGTGGCGCCCTCGCCGGCACCACTCTGCCCATCGATCGAGCGTTCGTGGCTCGCGAACTCGGGTTTGTCGATGACCGGGGAAATGCGCGCTTGACCGCCAACTCAATGGACGCCGTGAGCGATCGCGATTTCGTCGTGGAGTTCTGCGCCGCGGCCGCCCTGCTCGCGGTTCATCTCAGCCGGCTGGCGGAGGATTTGATTCTTTGGGCCTCATCGGAATTCCACTTTATCCGCATCAACGATGCCTACACCACCGGCTCATCGCTGATGCCGCAAAAGAAAAACCCCGACGTGGCTGAGCTGGCGAGGGGCAAATCGGGCCGAGTCATCGGCAATCTGGTCTCCCTGCTCACCGTGTTGAAAGGATTGCCGATGACCTACAATCGCGACCTGCAAGAGGACAAGGAATCCCTGTTTGACAGCGCCGACACCGTGCGGTCCACGACCAGCCTGATGGCGGGCATGTTGCGGAATACTTGCTTTATCCCCGAGTCCTGCCGGCGGGCAGCCTCGGACCCACAATTGCTAGCCACCGATCTCGCCGATGCCCTGGTGCGCAAGAATGTCCCGTTCCGCCAAGCCCATCACCTGGTAGGCGATTTGGTGGCCTTGGCAGAGAAGAAAGGCGTCCCTCTGAATCGTCTGGCCCTTGACCAGCTCCAATCGGTTTCTCCTCACTTCGACGCGGCCACCCTGGACTTGTTCGATCTCGATCGTTCCATGACTCGGAAGGAACTTCCGGGAGCACCTGGCCCTCGTGAAGTCCGCCAGCGAGTCGCCCGCTGGCAGCGCAAACTCTCCGGTCCGCCACAGTGA
- a CDS encoding 2-hydroxyacid dehydrogenase translates to MTFAFYDTKPYDRVYFDRAAGAEQLRRVFHEFRLTNETAGSAKGAQAVCVFVNDRLDRDCLEQLHRAEVKLIALRCAGFNNIDLPAAKALGLPVVRVPAYSPHAVAEHTVALLLTLNRKIHRAYNRVREHNFSLHGLVGSDLCGKTVGVIGTGKIGRIAAQIFRGFDTKVIAYDPFPSLDWAKERGVVYADFDMVLARSDILSLHLPLTSDTHHLLNDRTLARLKPGTYIVNTSRGKLIDTTALIHHLKSGHLGGVALDAYEEEEGIFFEDHSGALLQDDELNLLLSFPNVLITSHQAFLTDEALTEIARVTTDNILRLANRQAFHEGTLL, encoded by the coding sequence ATGACGTTCGCCTTCTACGACACCAAACCCTACGACCGTGTTTACTTTGACCGGGCGGCCGGCGCGGAGCAGTTGCGCCGGGTGTTTCATGAATTCCGCCTGACCAACGAGACCGCCGGCAGCGCGAAGGGCGCGCAAGCCGTTTGTGTCTTCGTCAACGACCGTCTCGACCGCGACTGCCTGGAACAGCTTCACCGCGCCGAGGTGAAACTTATCGCGTTGCGCTGCGCCGGGTTCAACAATATCGATCTTCCCGCCGCCAAAGCCCTGGGACTGCCGGTGGTGCGTGTGCCGGCGTACTCGCCGCACGCGGTGGCCGAGCACACCGTCGCGCTGTTGCTCACCCTCAATCGCAAGATTCACCGCGCCTACAACCGCGTGCGCGAACACAACTTCTCACTCCACGGCCTGGTCGGATCCGATCTGTGCGGCAAGACCGTCGGCGTGATCGGGACTGGCAAGATCGGGCGCATCGCCGCGCAGATCTTCCGCGGCTTCGACACCAAGGTCATCGCCTATGACCCGTTCCCTTCACTCGATTGGGCCAAGGAACGAGGTGTCGTTTACGCGGACTTCGACATGGTCCTGGCCCGGAGCGACATTCTTTCACTCCATTTGCCGCTCACATCGGACACCCACCATCTGCTCAACGACCGCACGCTGGCCCGCCTCAAGCCGGGCACCTACATCGTCAACACAAGCCGAGGCAAACTCATCGACACCACCGCCCTCATTCATCATCTCAAGTCCGGCCACTTGGGCGGCGTCGCGCTGGACGCCTACGAGGAAGAGGAAGGCATTTTTTTCGAGGATCACTCGGGCGCGCTGCTACAGGACGATGAACTCAACTTGCTGCTGTCCTTCCCGAATGTCCTTATCACGTCGCATCAGGCTTTCCTCACAGACGAGGCGCTCACCGAGATTGCGCGGGTAACCACGGACAACATCCTGCGGCTCGCGAACCGCCAAGCGTTCCACGAAGGAACGCTTTTGTGA